One genomic region from Nocardia vinacea encodes:
- a CDS encoding glucose 1-dehydrogenase has product MGRLTGKVALISGGARGMGAAHARALVAEDARVVLGDILDEEGAALAKEIGDDAAYVHLDVRDKQQWQDAVAEAVQRFGALNVLVNNAGIVNGNLLVDFELSEWQKIIDINLTGTFLGMQTTTPAMIEAGGGSVINISSVEGMRGSPGLHGYTATKFAVRGLTKSTALELAQYGIRVNSIHPGLIRTPMTDGIPEDFLQIPLGRAADPSEVSALVTYLASDESSYSTGAEFVIDGGLTVGVPHKTLS; this is encoded by the coding sequence ATGGGGCGGTTGACCGGCAAGGTGGCACTGATCAGCGGCGGTGCGCGGGGCATGGGCGCCGCGCACGCGCGGGCACTGGTGGCCGAGGACGCGCGGGTGGTGCTCGGCGACATCCTCGACGAGGAGGGCGCGGCCCTGGCCAAGGAAATCGGCGACGATGCCGCGTATGTCCATCTCGACGTGCGCGATAAGCAGCAGTGGCAGGACGCGGTGGCCGAGGCAGTGCAGCGCTTCGGTGCGCTGAATGTCCTGGTGAACAATGCCGGGATCGTCAATGGCAATCTGCTCGTCGACTTCGAATTGTCCGAGTGGCAGAAGATCATCGATATCAATCTGACCGGCACCTTCCTCGGCATGCAGACCACCACACCGGCGATGATCGAGGCGGGCGGCGGTTCGGTCATCAATATTTCCTCGGTCGAGGGCATGCGCGGCAGCCCCGGCCTGCACGGGTACACCGCCACCAAATTCGCGGTCCGCGGACTCACCAAATCGACCGCACTCGAGTTGGCGCAGTACGGAATTCGGGTGAATTCGATCCATCCAGGGCTGATCCGCACCCCCATGACCGACGGTATTCCGGAGGATTTCCTGCAGATCCCACTGGGACGCGCCGCTGATCCGTCCGAGGTGTCGGCCCTGGTGACCTATCTGGCCAGCGACGAGTCGTCCTATTCGACGGGCGCTGAATTCGTCATCGATGGCGGCCTGACCGTGGGAGTGCCACACAAGACGCTCTCCTGA
- a CDS encoding MaoC family dehydratase: MGQPTVFSMDSLRTAAGTDLGVSRWIEVPQDRIDAFAEATEDRQWIHIDAERAATGPYGTTIAHGYLTLSLLPPLMADLIAIKDASARLNYGLNKVRFPAPVPAGARIRGRARIVSVDEVPGGLQIVIQATIEREGGDKPACIAEYIVRALA; the protein is encoded by the coding sequence ATGGGTCAACCGACCGTATTCAGCATGGACTCACTGCGCACGGCGGCGGGTACAGATCTCGGCGTGAGCCGCTGGATCGAGGTCCCCCAGGACCGCATCGACGCCTTCGCCGAGGCGACCGAGGACCGGCAGTGGATCCACATCGATGCCGAGCGTGCCGCCACCGGCCCGTACGGCACCACCATCGCGCACGGCTACCTCACTCTCTCGCTGCTCCCGCCGCTGATGGCCGACCTGATCGCCATCAAGGACGCCTCGGCGCGACTCAACTACGGCCTGAACAAGGTCCGTTTCCCCGCGCCCGTGCCCGCTGGTGCCCGCATCCGCGGCCGCGCCCGGATCGTGAGTGTCGACGAGGTTCCCGGCGGCCTGCAGATCGTCATCCAGGCGACCATCGAACGCGAAGGCGGTGATAAGCCCGCCTGCATCGCCGAATACATCGTCCGCGCCCTCGCCTGA
- a CDS encoding alpha/beta hydrolase gives MTNPNPAVVAMRRFSGRSGVPDIAEVPGGRLVELPGRGRTYVVDIPGPEGAPTLILLHATACTGYLTWFPALDALAERYRVIVFDQRWHGRGIRSERFSVQDCADDVVAVADALGVERAILAGYSLGGVVALLAAHRHSDRVSGLVLCATPYRFQEKLRERAFHLTFGALAGAIGPYSYRRAAEYVGRLPELPEHAWAPGKLNRWALTEFRSNSGWAMAQVIAEVGRFDATAWLSTLRMPTAVVITTRDRAIPVYRQLEMATMIPGASIHLVKAGHACCVLEADRFVPVLLEACAAVAARQQETSNAALSGGDGEQGSGGH, from the coding sequence ATGACGAATCCGAATCCCGCGGTGGTGGCCATGCGGCGATTCTCCGGGCGTTCAGGGGTGCCTGATATCGCGGAGGTGCCCGGCGGACGGCTCGTCGAGCTGCCGGGACGCGGGCGCACTTACGTCGTCGATATTCCGGGCCCCGAGGGCGCACCGACCCTGATCCTGCTGCACGCCACTGCCTGCACGGGCTACCTGACCTGGTTTCCGGCGCTCGACGCGCTGGCCGAGCGTTACCGGGTGATCGTCTTCGATCAGCGCTGGCACGGCCGCGGTATCCGCTCGGAGCGGTTCTCGGTACAGGACTGTGCCGACGACGTCGTCGCGGTGGCGGACGCGCTCGGCGTCGAGCGGGCGATCCTGGCCGGATACTCCCTCGGTGGTGTCGTGGCATTGCTTGCCGCGCACCGGCATTCGGATCGGGTGAGTGGTCTGGTGCTGTGCGCGACGCCGTATCGGTTCCAGGAGAAGTTGCGCGAGCGCGCATTTCATCTGACCTTCGGCGCATTGGCCGGAGCCATCGGCCCCTATTCGTACCGCCGTGCCGCAGAGTACGTGGGTCGGTTACCCGAACTACCGGAGCACGCCTGGGCTCCGGGAAAGCTGAATCGCTGGGCGCTCACCGAATTTCGCAGCAACAGCGGTTGGGCTATGGCGCAGGTCATCGCCGAGGTCGGCCGATTCGATGCGACCGCTTGGCTTTCCACGCTGAGGATGCCGACCGCCGTCGTGATCACGACGCGGGACCGTGCGATTCCGGTCTATCGGCAATTGGAGATGGCGACCATGATTCCCGGTGCGAGCATTCATCTGGTCAAGGCCGGTCACGCATGCTGCGTGCTCGAGGCCGACCGCTTCGTGCCGGTACTGCTGGAGGCCTGCGCCGCCGTTGCCGCAAGGCAGCAAGAGACTTCGAATGCGGCCCTGTCCGGCGGCGATGGCGAACAGGGCAGCGGTGGACATTAG
- a CDS encoding wax ester/triacylglycerol synthase family O-acyltransferase yields the protein MERLTGLDASFLYLETGTQHLHVCALLILDPTAGGTQYTFEKFKAELGRRLPLIPQMRRRIHEVPFNLDHPVWVEDPDFDLDHHIRRIETPRPLERRELADLVGEIASVPMDRSRPLWEMSVVEHLTDGKVAVICKYHHAAVDGITGANMMMHLCDLEPGLSEPEPAEQWKPEAQPSDLKLAAEAVLNLPNKLGLFGMVPKTLGMVAGFAQRRRNNEGGMALPLTAPRTPFNGAISPDRVVACAETELGAIKEIKTAFDVKVNDVVLTIVAGVLRTYLEKHDELPDKSLIASVPVSVHDASRHTAGINKVSSLFSQLGTDIADPVERLRQVAEANREAKQEHEFVGADFLMDWSKYAPPNTFQLAARLYSSLKLAELHPVVHNLVVSNVPGPPMPLYFLGLQVEAMYPFGPVFHGAGLTVTVLSNNGDLDFGFIACRELVPDLQAIADAVPGVVDELLTAARDLG from the coding sequence ATGGAGCGACTAACCGGATTGGATGCCAGCTTCCTGTACCTCGAGACCGGGACCCAGCACCTGCACGTGTGCGCACTGCTGATCCTCGATCCCACCGCAGGGGGCACCCAGTACACCTTCGAAAAATTCAAAGCAGAACTCGGCCGCAGGCTACCGCTGATCCCGCAGATGCGGCGGCGGATCCACGAGGTGCCGTTCAACCTCGATCATCCGGTCTGGGTGGAAGACCCGGATTTCGATCTGGACCACCACATCCGACGCATCGAAACGCCGCGCCCGCTGGAACGCCGGGAACTCGCGGACCTGGTCGGCGAGATCGCCAGCGTGCCGATGGATCGCAGCCGTCCACTGTGGGAGATGAGCGTGGTGGAGCACCTGACGGACGGCAAAGTGGCGGTGATCTGCAAGTACCACCACGCCGCCGTCGACGGCATCACCGGCGCCAACATGATGATGCATCTGTGCGATCTGGAACCCGGACTCAGTGAGCCCGAACCGGCCGAGCAGTGGAAGCCCGAAGCCCAGCCGAGTGATTTGAAGCTGGCGGCCGAGGCCGTGCTCAACCTGCCGAATAAGCTCGGATTGTTCGGCATGGTGCCGAAAACCCTTGGCATGGTTGCCGGTTTCGCGCAGCGACGCCGAAACAACGAGGGGGGCATGGCTTTACCGTTGACCGCACCACGAACCCCGTTCAACGGCGCGATCAGCCCGGACCGGGTGGTGGCCTGCGCCGAGACCGAACTCGGCGCGATCAAGGAGATCAAGACCGCCTTCGATGTGAAGGTCAACGATGTCGTCCTGACCATCGTGGCGGGCGTGCTGCGCACCTACCTGGAGAAGCACGACGAGCTGCCCGACAAATCCCTGATCGCCTCGGTGCCGGTGTCGGTGCACGACGCTTCCCGGCACACCGCGGGCATCAATAAGGTCTCCTCGCTGTTCTCCCAGCTCGGCACCGATATCGCCGATCCGGTGGAGCGACTGCGGCAGGTGGCCGAGGCCAACCGTGAGGCCAAGCAGGAACACGAATTCGTCGGCGCGGATTTCTTGATGGACTGGTCGAAGTACGCTCCGCCGAACACCTTTCAGTTGGCCGCGCGCCTCTACTCGTCGCTGAAGCTGGCCGAGCTGCATCCGGTGGTGCACAACCTGGTGGTGTCGAATGTGCCGGGCCCGCCGATGCCGTTGTATTTCCTCGGCCTTCAGGTCGAGGCCATGTATCCGTTCGGACCGGTTTTCCACGGCGCGGGACTGACCGTGACCGTGCTGTCCAACAACGGTGATCTGGACTTCGGATTCATCGCCTGCCGGGAACTGGTGCCCGACCTACAGGCGATCGCCGATGCGGTCCCCGGCGTTGTCGATGAATTGCTGACCGCGGCACGCGATCTGGGCTAA